Part of the Zingiber officinale cultivar Zhangliang chromosome 8A, Zo_v1.1, whole genome shotgun sequence genome, TCAAGGGTCCAACTCTCCAATTGAGTGTCTTGCTCACCTCTATTCAGTCCACCTGACGGGGCCCAGTTCCCTGATTCAGTGTCTTGCTCACCTTGAGTCAGTCCACCCGACTTCATAACCCTAGCTCTCGAATTCAATGCCTTGCTCACATCCAGTCTGTCCACCCGACTCCAGGGGCTCAACTCCTTGATCCCATGCTTTGTTCAGCTCTCATCAACCCCGCCAATCTACCTCTCGGGAATCAGCCTCTCCCAACTTCTTTAGATTAGAGTTCTTGAATTGGATTTTCTTATGCTTAATGGGCTAGGCCCTGAAACCCAGTGGGCCCTCGTCATGTGAGTGGATACCATAAATATTACATCATGTGAATTGTCGGCGCACATGGAGTGATATGATTATATAAGATATGGAGTATGGACGAGGTTATATAGTAGAGATGCAACAATGGGGCATTTCCTTTATAGTGATACGACATCTAATTAATGAGTAGAGAATATAATCCCAACaatgttataaaaggagttcaccTCTGTAGGTCAAGGTATGCTAATGCATATATGCAAATCTCAACACACTCTCTTCATCCACTATTCATTTTCCTCTCTGTCGGAGTTTAATTTAGACGTCGGAGTGGATGAGCCAAAGGATCCCTCGCTTACATTCTATCCCTCTTCCTTTATCTTGCTTCTTCTCCTTTTCAGTACAGGTGAACATCTTTGACGACTCCTTTCCATGGTGTTCAAAGACTTAGTCAACAAAAAAGACAACTCATTGGCGGTTCATCCGTCGATCTCAAATAGAATCAAACTTATATAGAGATTGAAGGGTGATCAGAATTCTCAAAGGCCTACCTCTTTTTACTTCATCAGAGGGCACGTGCACTCTTATGTAACAGGGATATCATAACCATTGTATTGCATCCGAGCTCGGGATCGATCGGACTCGAACTTGATCGTGTGTCAGATTGACTTTAGTTGAACTCGATCATGAATCGGATTAACTTAGTTCAAGCTTCGAAGAGTTGGTCTGGTTTGACTTAAACTCGTCGTGAGTTAAGTTGACTTGAGTCGTGCCCCGACTTGAACCAAACTGATTGGGCTCTGCGTGGACCGAGTCCTGAATCCGTCATATGACCCATGTCATCTCTGCCACATCATCCCTTGTTCTCTGAGATTCAAATCCTAAATCTTAAATTATAGGAAGgaaattaaatgaacaaactAAAAACTGCGTTACAAATTTCAGTGTTTAGTTCAGGAATGGTGATCCTTAATTAACGCGGTCAGTGTTTCTTCTAATCCTTGGCATCTTGCTGGATGGCGTCTTGGCATCGGCCGGGCGAGCGAAACGACAAATTAACTTCCTGTAACTTCAATAATTAATTTATGAGTCTCACGTTTGTACGACAGGAGCCAGCCGTTCATCACATGCACTGGGCCAGATTCTTCTACTGACGCCGATGTATTTTATAGCAGCTGGTCCATGGACTACAGCCACCACGTCGTATGAATTAAATTTGTACAAGTAAATTTGATGTGTAAAaattcgatatatatatatatatacacacacgacTTGTCTCGATCATTTACAGTTTGCAGCCGAATTATAACTTTTCAATCAGGTGAAAAAGATTGCATGGTGTCCAACTTAATTCCAAGTAAATAAAGGAATGATAGATAATATATACATGCCTAATTTCCAAAAGGTACCAAGCCATTCCTTTGTAGAGTAGACCCAAAGACAAAGCAAGTAGCAGCGTCACTTCTCGTACGGCACCGTTAAAGTCCTTGACTAGCTAGGGGATATTGGTATAGGATGGTGCCCAACCTTTGAAACAACGTAGTATGTCAAATCAAACAATTTAGTAGACAATTACAAATGGCTCACGTTGgaaacatttttatttttttaatcgaatatatatatatgtctctaTCATTTTCGACCATTATTTATTCGGTAATTTATCAAAAGATATATAtagagatctaaatttatcaaaaaatacactctattttgatatttatcaaaaaatgaatcattttaaaagcatttcctattttatcctcctgacaatttgacttttttaactttttcttttctccactatttttctctcttctctcatcTCTTTTTTGCAGAACATatgaataatattaattaatcttttaataacattttaatacatttgaagacacaaaaataaacaatgaatagcatatttgaaccccttgcaatttcagaaatccaccggaactaaaatgagtataatcggagctctctaggtcgatcagtggatttcgatcaaaactcactgatggacctagagagcttcgatTACATCCATTTcggtttctatgaatttctgaaattgcaaggagttcaaatataatgtccattatttattttggcttttcatagacgttaacatgcaaaatcaaagaatcatcaaaaaagcccacgttgggcctgatatggaatgatatcaggcccacgttgggcctgatatgattccatattaggcccaacatgggcctgatatgactccatatcaggcccaacatgggctgtttttgccgattctttgattttatgtataaatatctataaaaagttgaaataaataatgaacatcatatttgaactccttgcaacatcagaaatccataggaactgaaatgggtgaaatcggagctctctaggtccatcagtgggttttgaccaaaacccactgattgacctagaaagctccaattgcactcattttagttcctatggatttctgatgttgcaaggagttcaaatatagtgctcattatttatttcgactttttatagatgttaatacATAAATTAAAGAATCGACAAAAAAactcatgttgggcctgatatagaagcatatcaggcccaacttggacctgatatgaaagcatatcaggtccaacagGGCTCTCAGTGATTCTCCAATACATTCTTTGCCTGAATCTATGCCTAGATCAAGAAATTATTCCTCTCTATTTCGGTTGCACAATTCCATTTCTCGTGTGTTTCCTTgcaaaaagtattaatttggaatgCTGAGTTGCAACAAATGGATCAGTAGGTGATGAATGGGAATGCTCCTCCGTAGTGAAAATTGCATGATGAATGGAATTTTGCATGACTAAATCAAGCCTGGTTGGACTCTGAGGTTGTGAATAACTTGTTCAATTGGTCAAGGTTGGAGCTGTGTCCCTATCCCAATTGATCTCCCTTCAGTCCAGTACAACATTTATTATCACTATCTCAAATGGAGTTAGTATAAATTTACGTATTCAGTATTATGCATGTAACTATTACTGATTCAAGGATACATACAAATCAAAGAAATGCAACATATGTATTAAAATAATTCCATATCATGTTCAACATGGATTTTTTTgatgattctttgattttatgtataaacatctataaaaagttgaaataaataatgaacaccatatttgaactccttgcaacatcagaaatccataggaactgaaatgggtgcaatcggagctctctaggtccataagtgggtttcggtcaaaacccacttatagacctagagagctccgattgcacccatttcaattccTATGGATTTATAAtgctgcaaggagttcaaatatgatgtttattatttattttgactttttatagatgtttatacgtaaaatcaaagaatcgtcaaaaaaaaaacccacgttgggcctgatatgactcCATATCTGGTCCAACATGGGTTgtttttgtcgattctttgattttatatataaacatctataaaaaaccgaaataaataatgaacaccatatttgaactccttgcaacatcagaaatccataggaactaaaatgagtgcaatcggagctctctaggtccattagtgggtttcgaccaaaacccactgatggaatattgcaaggagttcaaatattgtgttcattatttatttcggctttttatagatgtttatacataaaatcaaagaatcggcaaaaacaacccatgttgggcctgatatggagtcatatcaggcccatgttgggcctaatatggaatcatatcaggtccaacgtgggcctgatatcattctatatcaggcccaacgtgggcttttttgacgattctttgattttgcatgttaacGTCTATGaaaggccaaaataaataatggacatcatatttgaactccttgcaatttcagaaatccatagaaatcgAAATggatgtaatcggagctctctaggttcatcagtgagttttgactgaAACCCTCTgttcgacctagagagctccgattacactcattttagttccggtggatttctaaaattgcaaggagttcaaatatgctattcattgtttatttttgtttcttcaaatgtattaaaatgttattaaaagattAACTAATATTATTCATATGTTATGCAAAAAAGAGatgagagagaagagaaagaaaaatagtggagaaaagaaaaagttaaaaaagtcaaattgtcatgagagtaaaataggaaatgcttttaaaatgatacgttctttgataaatatcaaaGTAGAGTGTGCCTTTTAGTAAATTCAGATCTATATATGAGCTCTTTGGTAAATTGCCGTTATTACTATAACTCTTATCattgaaaatacaaataaattaacgTGTTCCTCTAAGATTTGCttagaataattatttttttctcagAATTCTAGTGTAATGGAAGGATATCTGATTatcatttaaatatttataatttaattcttaattataatatatttatagagatttttttaaaatgtataCACAGAAATGTTAGATTTTTAGACTTTcgttaataaaaaattttcatagaatcaaaccaatcaattcaaacttgattgattatttctttttctaagtcTCGTTCAGACAatcatcaaattttttttaagttaattaatgatTTCATTAgctcatttaaaaatatttaattgtcaTAAAGATCTCGGATTCATGTTAAATGGATTTTAAACAAAATAGCGAGCACTTGATGGGTTAGTCAACTAAAAGTGATCCTAAtcgattaaatttaaatttaattaagttgttttCAAGAGCCTGTGTCTGTTTAGTTTTTGATCAAAAGTTGCTTTTACAGCGCCTCGGTGGGCGAAACCAAAACTTCTGGTCCCGACCTAGCTAGCTAGCAAGCTGCTCACTGTTCTAGTGGGCGGCGTGTCGATGGACCAGTGTTGCGTTGAAAGACAAAACGACGTAATGTGATTCACTATTTCAATGAATGATTTTGAATGGTCTGTAATTGTGCGATATGGGTCATTTTAGAGAGagacgagagagagagagagggggaagGGAGGAGGAAATGGCCTTTCCAGCGTAGGCCCCGAGGCAGAGGGCCGATCTCTGCGGCGGGGGCGCAGGTACTGCCAGCACGTACAGTCCACGCCTCAAGGGCGAGAGAGACGGCACAGTGGTGTCGCTGGCAGCATCTGGAGTGCTGCATCCCTTCCCACGCTCCATGCACACCGCGCAGCAGAGGAGACAGCGAGCTTATGGACCAGAGAAGCAACGCAGCTAGCTAGCGAGCCCAGCCAGTACTACTACTGACATTTTCACAACCAGAAAGACGGATGGATGTATTATATTGGACGGagaataaatatgataaaaaataattGCTCCTCTTAATATTTTGgtaagagagagattaattagagataattattaattattagtcAAGAAGACATGAAAAACAAGACGTAGTCATGCAGAGGACTTATTGGAGGGAGAATACATGATGCAAAGGTTGGAACTGTCAACCCAGCGGCCCTCTCACCCCagccccacaagtatgagagggagtaaatcacggtgaatacgggcccagtTATGACATGGCGTTCttaggtgtttagcacggacagatattgatgttatcgcaattaCTATCGCAGACCTTTGACCTCCCGACTCATGATGTAAGAATTGGAGGGAGAATACagaaagagaaagaggaggagggaggaatGGACAGTAATAGCAACAGGCGTTCGTCTCGTCCACATCGCTTTTTGTCTCTACCTGTGCCGCGAAACGCGGCCCGCAGTCCCCCTATCGCCCATTCTCCGCCCCTGTATTCTGCGGCCAACGCCACGCACGTCTCTGCCTTCTCTCTCTAATCATGCTTGGCCATGGCTATGGCCAAGCGGAGAGATGGACGTCCCTCCTGCCACTGTCCCCGGTGGCTTTGTATCATGTTTCTCGCAAAAACTCTGCGAGGGACCGGAGGAGGAACGAAGGAGGAAGGGAGGGAGGTAAGGAGGCGGCTCTGTCGGTCAGTTATTGTGGTGTCAAGGAGGGTCGCCTTGTACCACCGCCACTGTTGTGGTTTTAATGCATCTCCTGTGAGGAGATGGAGATGAATATGGAAATGAATCTCTCTGTCTCTCCATTTTGTGTAAATATATAAAAACAGACTGTTGcttggtaatttttttttttaattgtatcAATGAGTTTAGTTTGTGGCGCCATTACTCCCTAGTGAATTTATCCTTTATCTATGTTTTCACAGCTATTTGACTCATGTaagaattttaaagaaaaaataatgtTATATAGCACGGTGCAAGAACGGTTCCAATCCCGTCCAGATTGTTCTggttgaatatcatatcatacagCATTTGCCCTCCCTTTATATTTTAAGGTAAAAGAATCATTTAATCATGAACAATTTATCAAAGTCAAAATCTCTAAAATGTTTCGATTATTATCATACTTGATTTTCTGTTGTTGTTTAACCCATCATTTTATATCCCTCAATCTAAACCCTCCCACTACAAGAACTCCTGTAGATCATCTAGCCAATAAAATTTTCATCCATCTAACTGCACTCACTAAATAAATGTGGTGTTTGGGTCCATGGAAGAGGTCCCGATAGAACGAAAGAAATCCCAACGTTTAATGGTTTAATAGAGCATTACAGTTCAAAACTCAGTTGGAGGAAGAGTAGTATGATTTTCAACTGTGGAGCTTTGCTACTGGACAAATTGCCGTAAATGTTTACGGATTTATTCGATGAATGAATTAGGGAAAGTTATTCATCTTCAGAATTAATAGCGAGGATATGAATATCTGATCGAATTCTAAAACGTATGTACGAATGCgcaaagaaagaaagaacaaaaagAGATTGGCGTGGGACACAGCCAAAAAGGGGCTGAGCCGACCTCACGTTGCTTCTGTTCTTTCTCTCTACCATTTCCCTGTATCTCGAAAAGACGTCCCACCTTTCTTTCTATTCGCCCTAATTATCATAATCagcattatttttaaaataataataaataaaagattactctattatatatatatatatatattcattgaTTCTGTCCAAGAGTCGAGGCAATGAATGTTGAAGGACGTGTCGTTTCTGTTGACCGTTGGTAGACTCCACGCTAGAGGATCCTGTAATCACAACAGTATCAGTGGTAAGTCAGGAAAGGGTTCCTGAtaatgaccctccgacgcttaaatCAGTTTTTGATGATGTATAAATAAGAAAGTGGACAAGCAGAGTAACAGTGTAACTACAGTAGAAATTATACATATCTCCGTTGAAGCTTGGtgctccttatatagggctatCGGGAGCGCACATGCACGTTTTTTGAGACATGTACATTTCTCATAACTTTCCTTGAAAAGACATGTAAGGAAAacgtctctgacaccatacctcaatgactccagcatatctctgacatgacagtggaagtttccgtcATACGATCCTTTGTCTGGCCATGCCGCCACCCATATATGCCGTCTGTCGGTGGCACAAGTTCCCACAAAGATATCgactgatcctccttttgtctattAATGGGTCGAGCGGGTGGCCGCTCGGTCAACCCTTAGCCGTCCGAGTGTCTGGTCCTTGGGGTGATCGCTCGATCGGCATTTCACTGTCCGAGCTTCATTGTTGCACCGAGATATATCTGAGTGCGACTGTTCGGTTGCGCTCCCGTTTTACCGATTGAGGTTCGACTTAAGCCTGAGCGAGCTGGCCGCTCAGCGTGTGTCTTGTCGACATATGATTTTCTGAGCGTCGGAAGTTCGGTATGTGACCGAGCTATGATAACATTGAGTTGGTATCGACCTGATTATTCTTCGGTCAGATAAGTAGATTATCCGACTGACCCATGTTTGAATGTTGATTGTTTAAATTTTGACTTTCGTCGTGATAATGATCCTATGAAGGGTGACCTTTATCATCAGATCAAGTATTATTATTTCTGCTGCAGCTGGACGTGTTTGATTTTGTTCATATGTTTCTGAAACGTTGATCTTCTTTACCGATCGTGATTACCCTCTCCTCGTCTCTCTCTTCTTCTGATACTGAGTAACGGTGGCAGAGTGAGGCCATGGCGTCAGAATtctgagtcactttgctttgtttTGCTCGGGACCTCTCTCTTGTCCTTTCTGTGCTTGCTTGCTGGCTGACTGGCTCCTCCTATTTAACCTGTTTCTCTCTCTTTTACGTGCTACCACAGGGATTTGCGTCAGATTTGACAGCATTCTGATGGTTGGGATCCTCTCACACCTTCGACTGAACTGTCACCTTTCCTTTCCCTCCTATTTATTCCTATACCCTCTCTCCACTGCTTCGCCAGAACCTCAGGTCCTCAGCTACGTACAATATCCCCCAGCCCCTCTGCTTTCTCCCTCCCTCCCTTTCCATcctttttctctcttcaatcCCTCGCCCTGCTCTGTTAATTGGTTGCATCCCTAGCTAACTTTTGACCCGTCGCAGAACCGCTGCTGCAGCTCCATGTCGAGGCCATTTCCAGGGTAGTTCGCTCAGGTGAGGGTTTTCTTTTCGTGTCATTTCCCTTTCACCACCTCTTGTTTTTTACTGCTTCATCGGAGCAAAACTGGTTGCCTGATCTTTTTTTACGATATATACAAAATATCAGTAGATTATTCTTCCTCCTTCGCTTTGATTTATTGAATTTTTCCTTACTTAGGGGTGCTTCTTCTGAGCAGAAATAATTCTTGTAGCATTTCATTTATGGTGCTTGTCCTTTTGCTCTCAGAATGAGCAGTGCTTTTAGTTCAATTGGCCAGCTTGCTGCAAAGAAATTCTCCTTTTTCTGGATGACTTTGATTCTAAATTAGACACCTGATAAATCATGAAGAACAGTTCAATTGTTTGACTATGGCTAGATTTGATCTTCCCCTCGATGTAAATTCTATGATTCTCATGGTTGCAACAAAGATAGAACTGTTGACATTAATCCTCCTGCCGGGATGGAATAATGCCACAATAAAGGGTGGAATAAATTGCGAGGGCAGAGTGTTCGATTAGGTTTCTGATGAAGATGCATCAGCTTTTTCATGATTGCTGCTCTGCCTTGAGGGCGTTTCATGCAAGCAGCGAGCCAGCGACTGTGCGCGTTCTCTATTTGCTGTTCCAAAGAGTGCAATGAATGGTAATCGCGGATTCTACCTGCTTTATGGCTTTAGATTTTGATATATGGATTTGGGTCTTGCACTTGAATGCGTTTGTTTAATTTGCTGCTCTTGATCGATTGCTGTGGTCCAATCTGTTAGGGAAgaacaataaaaaaattaaaaaaaaaaaagagaatttatCTAATTGTTGGCTATGGTTGATGGTAGACACTAAATAGGCGGCGCTGTTCGAGATGAGGAGCGGCGTCGGCGGCCGATGAAGGAGAGGCAGCGGTGGCGGGCAGAGGAGGACGCGATCTTGTGCGCCTACGTGAAGCAGTACGGGCCGCGGGAGTGGCACCTGGTGGCGCAGCGCATGAACGCGGCGCTGCACAGGGACGCCAAGTCGTGCCACGAGCGCTGGAAGAACTACCTCCGGCCGGGGGTGAAGAAGGGCGCGCTCACCGACGAGGAGCAGCGCCTCGTGATCCGGCTGCAGGCGCAGTACGGGAACAAGTGGAAGAAGATCGCCGCTGAGGTGCCCGGGCGCACCGCCAAGCGACTGGGCAAGTGGTGGGAGGTCTTTAAGGAGCAGCAGCACCGAGTCCTGCAGCGCCAGTCCGGCGGTTGCGCCGCCGTGGAGCCCGGCAAGTACGACAGCATCCTCGAGAGTTTCGCCGAGAAGCTCGTGGAGCAGGAGCAGCAGCATCACCACCACTTCTACCGCCGACACACCCAGCTGATGGCCACGCCGCTGCTTCCGGCGTGGCTTTCCAGTAACAATGGTGGGGCACGCCCGCGGCCGCCGCCCCCGTCGGTGGCCCTCACCCTCTCGCCGGCCACTGCCGCGGCCCCAGCGCGAGCACCTTGGCAGCTGCAGGCCCCGCCCGAAGCAGTAAACTTTGAGAGCGGCTCCTCGCCCTTCGCCGCCGCTGGATTCACCGTCGGCGGGCGCGTGGTGGCGGAGCTGGTTGAGTGCTGCAAGGAATTGGAGGAAGGGCACCGCGCGTGGGCGGCGCAGAAGAAGGAGGCCGATTGGCGGCTGAAGCGCGTGGAGCTGCAGCTGGAGGCAGAGATGGCAGCCAAGCGGCGGGAGAAGATGGAGGAGATGGAGGCCAAGATGCGGGCTTTGCGGGAGGAGCAGCAGGCGGCGATGGAGCGGATCGAGGCAGACTACAAGGACCAGATCGCTGGGCTCAGGCGCGACGCCGAAGCCAAGGAGCAGAAGCTGGCCGACGCGTGGGCTGCAAAGCACGTTCGACTCAGCAACTTTCTCGATCAATTTGGCTGCCGACGGTGGCTGCCGGAGATCAATGGCCggtaaaaataaaaatctcaaacATCACGCACCAAATTGGGTGCCCGACGGTGGCCGCCGTCGGAGATCATCGGACGGTGGCAAATGCATGGACTAAGACTGCCATCGACGATCGATCGACTCATTCTCTCTTGTTGCCGTAGTTTCAACCAAGTGTCGTTAATTTGTTGTAGTATCGTATAGTGAATCATTGTGCTCACGTTCTTGCACTGCATTGTATCAACTGTATTTTTCATACTATCAAACAATGACCCTTTAGACCATCTCTAAcccatatatcaaaaaatcatattcaggataaaaaaaaaataccccaCGGATTTAGCTGAGTTGGAAAGTGATAAATTGATTGTCATGAGATCTTTGAATCGAATCACTAAACATAAATTCCTGTAATATGTGTAAACTCGCCCTTAGTCTTTTACCACATATTTGGGATAAAAATAACACCAAACCTCTCCAATCAATATACCAAATTCTCATATCAGTGTTGCACTATTCCCGGGTCATATTTGGTGGGAAgagggtttttattttttaatcttattgtattattatataattaataaaattaaataaaattaatttataattattttttctttacttataggaatattaattatttattataaatttaaattaagtgtatttagtacatattttaattttattatgtatatttgtaaagattgactttattaaaattattattttaaacttatttaatatattttaattataattatatttataaat contains:
- the LOC122009512 gene encoding protein rough sheath 2 homolog → MKERQRWRAEEDAILCAYVKQYGPREWHLVAQRMNAALHRDAKSCHERWKNYLRPGVKKGALTDEEQRLVIRLQAQYGNKWKKIAAEVPGRTAKRLGKWWEVFKEQQHRVLQRQSGGCAAVEPGKYDSILESFAEKLVEQEQQHHHHFYRRHTQLMATPLLPAWLSSNNGGARPRPPPPSVALTLSPATAAAPARAPWQLQAPPEAVNFESGSSPFAAAGFTVGGRVVAELVECCKELEEGHRAWAAQKKEADWRLKRVELQLEAEMAAKRREKMEEMEAKMRALREEQQAAMERIEADYKDQIAGLRRDAEAKEQKLADAWAAKHVRLSNFLDQFGCRRWLPEINGR